One Dioscorea cayenensis subsp. rotundata cultivar TDr96_F1 chromosome 17, TDr96_F1_v2_PseudoChromosome.rev07_lg8_w22 25.fasta, whole genome shotgun sequence DNA window includes the following coding sequences:
- the LOC120281377 gene encoding chalcone synthase-like, which yields MVNNGSNGVDDHKANKGGGLASVIALGTANPPNVFYQDDFPDYYFRITNNEHRVELKEKFKRICERSMIKKRHFFLTEEILKQKPNLCSFMEENSLDTRQDILVEEVPKLGAKAAVKALEEWGRPLSDITHLIFCSNSGVDMPGADFQLVKLLGLPLSTKRIMFYCLGCYAGGTALRIAKDLAENNQNARVLVVCSEMTVIRFRGTDDVHMDCLIAQAIFGDGSAAAVVGANPIPGMETPFFELVFTDQVIIPDSEKEIHCQLREVGMTFQLLSDLPITISKNMEKGLLKVFEPLGMSISDWNSLFWITHAGGRAIFDRIQEKLRLKPEKLKATRHVMSEYGNMVSCCVFFAMDEMRKRSMAEGLPTAGEGLEWGTPRSLAVLHGFGPGLTVETVVLRAPPLKANGLISNGNH from the exons ATGGTGAACAATGGTAGTAATGGAGTTGATGATCACAAGGCAAACAAAGGTGGTGGCCTAGCAAGTGTCATAGCATTGGGCACTGCTAACCCTCCCAATGTTTTCTATCAAGACGACTTCCCTGATTACTACTTTAGAATCACCAATAATGAGCACAGGGTTGAGCTAAAGGAAAAATTCAAACGAATAT GTGAGAGGTCGATGATCAAGAAGAGGCACTTTTTCTTGACAGAGGAGATACTTAAGCAAAAGCCGAACCTATGTTCATTCATGGAAGAGAACTCACTAGACACTCGCCAAGATATATTGGTGGAAGAGGTGCCAAAGCTTGGAGCAAAGGCAGCGGTTAAAGCTTTGGAGGAATGGGGACGTCCACTCTCAGATATTACTCACCTTATCTTCTGCAGCAATAGCGGTGTTGATATGCCGGGCGCTGACTTCCAGCTCGTCAAACTCCTCGGCCTTCCATTGTCCACTAAAAGAATTATGTTCTACTGCTTGGGATGCTATGCCGGCGGCACAGCATTACGAATAGCTAAGGATCTCGCAGAAAACAATCAGAACGCCCGTGTGCTAGTCGTGTGCTCGGAGATGACGGTCATCAGGTTCCGTGGGACTGACGATGTGCACATGGATTGCCTCATAGCGCAAGCTATCTTTGGAGATGGATCTGCTGCAGCAGTGGTTGGAGCAAACCCCATTCCCGGAATGGAAACTCCCTTTTTTGAACTGGTGTTCACTGACCAAGTCATCATCCCAGATAGCGAGAAGGAAATTCATTGTCAGCTCAGAGAAGTAGGGATGACGTTCCAATTACTCAGTGACTTACCAATAACCATAAGTAAAAATATGGAGAAGGGCTTGTTGAAGGTGTTCGAACCACTAGGTATGTCCATCTCGGACTGGAACTCGTTGTTCTGGATCACCCATGCTGGAGGGCGTGCTATTTTTGATAGGATCCAAGAGAAACTAAGGCTGAAGCCTGAGAAGCTAAAAGCCACGCGTCACGTGATGAGTGAGTATGGGAACATGGTCAGCTGCTGTGTGTTTTTCGCCATGGATGAGATGAGGAAGCGCTCAATGGCGGAAGGGCTACCCACTGCCGGAGAAGGACTTGAATGGGGG accccaAGGTCGTTGGCGGTGCTTCATGGCTTTGGTCCAGGGTTAACCGTGGAGACTGTTGTCCTCCGTGCACCGCCTCTCAAGGCCAATGGCCTTATCTCAAATGGAAATCATTAA